In Triticum aestivum cultivar Chinese Spring chromosome 5B, IWGSC CS RefSeq v2.1, whole genome shotgun sequence, the following proteins share a genomic window:
- the LOC123117600 gene encoding uncharacterized protein, whose amino-acid sequence MRIRRSASRLLDSAAFASCTEPPRFEPPPPPARAPAHESRAGFVGPKTSSGGEPCCELSRSPWDLMAQLDFSDPQVEKLFVETCFMSVSWRGSWLFPASITMPTGSIKEEEDLAVDMVDGVILKLHKAVEKMERKPKPNKGFKVQKGVWRCRKKGDKRWCCQRPASEPNSYCPYHLDQKPPVSDKPRRKRPDIDLGEGFYYYAGFGPGTKKRRTSCSDSVPEPILPAETLKEEAPSEMQLDFSACQVQVNESDHQAVLPPSAHVVDEPGTARMVGCDKESSDVACRNFHCLLNHQKRRHSPKCNLILLQVRNKLMTQTIKKQWHQYVWSTSLRAKTAPLGSQAGTRRAATRKRLAAMANNPAAPRGRPRSRRGGGSL is encoded by the exons ATGCGGATCCGCAGGTCCGCCTCCCGCCTGCTTGACTCCGCCGCATTCGCCTCCTGCACGGAGCCGCCCCGATTCGAGCCGCCCCCGCCGCCAGCCCGAGCCCCAGCCCACGAATCCCGCGCCGGGTTCGTGGGGCCGAAGACCTCCTCCGGCGGGGAGCCCTGCTGCGAGCTCAGCCGGTCGCCATGGGACCTCATGGCGCAGCTCGACTTCTCGGATCCCCAG GTGGAGAAACTCTTCGTGGAGACTTGCTTCATGAGTGTTTCCTGGCGAGGTAGCTGGCTCTTCCCAGCAAGCATTACCATGCCTACCGGCTCCATCAAGGAGGAGGAAGACTTGGCCGTAGATATGGTTGACGGGGTCATCTTGAAACTGCACAAAGCTGTGGAAAAGATGGAGAGGAAGCCGAAGCCAAATAAGGGGTTCAAAGTGCAGAAAGGAGTGTGGAGGTGCCGGAAGAAAGGCGACAAGAGGTGGTGCTGCCAGCGGCCCGCGAGTGAGCCCAACTCCTACTGCCCGTACCACTTGGACCAGAAGCCCCCCGTCAGCGACAAGCCACGTAGAAAGAGGCCCGACATCGACCTGGGCGAGGGGTTCTACTACTATGCGGGGTTCGGCCCCGGCACCAAAAAGCGCCGCACGTCATGCAGTGATAGCGTGCCAGAACCTATTCTGCCTGCTGAAACTCTGAAAGAGGAGGCACCATCTGAGATGCAACTTGATTTTAGTGCTTGTCAGGTACAAGTGAATGAATCAGACCATCAAGCAGTGCTCCCGCCATCAGCACACGTCGTCGACGAGCCTGGCACCGCTAGGATGGTGGGCTGTGACAAGGAGAGCAGTGATGTGGCGTGCAGGAACTTCCACTGCCTGCTAAACCATCAAAAGAGGAGGCACAGTCCGAAATGCAACTTAATTTTACTGCAGGTCAGGAACAAGCTGATGACTCAAACCATCAAGAAGCAGTGGCATCAGTACGTGTGGTCGACAAGCCTACGGGCAAAGACGGCACCACTGGGATCGCAGGCTGGGACGAGGAGAGCAGCGACGAGGAAGCGCTTGGCTGCAATGGCGAACAACCCCGCGGCACCAAGAGGAAGGCCCCGTTCAAGAAGAGGTGGAGGAAGCCTGTAA